The proteins below are encoded in one region of Campylobacter helveticus:
- a CDS encoding toprim domain-containing protein has protein sequence MKFDIEALNNIPITDVLERLGAIKERDRKIIHCFNISSHKNNDNNASLAIYEKSNSCHCFACGISGKPVNLMKLVLGDFKKACEYLHSAFNIPYLDGKEAVLKELFLKQKARSKNYLYFDEGKQAIELFDLEPYLNKYATMTKAQKLKLVYSFIYRFSLRTSQDKKKTYYLTRGIEKLSLVQDLGFLSYKDIKTLEPLLLQYFPLEDLREFKIFHKEKEAWNYAFNVAVIPNFDLYSNLLTGFSLRAIDSSYRGVKEVNINCNDICPVLPFNLTNANLKLCEKIILCEGHIDALSGGQYYKQDGKALFVSFGGAFCFKEEVLTLLKGKKVFICFDKDEAGLKGQNALSKSLSLLEIKHSILTWSSDEGKDLNDLLKANKMSHIKVA, from the coding sequence ATGAAATTTGATATAGAAGCTTTAAATAATATCCCTATTACTGATGTTTTAGAAAGACTAGGTGCAATTAAAGAAAGGGATAGAAAGATAATCCACTGCTTTAATATCTCAAGCCATAAGAATAATGACAATAATGCCTCTTTGGCAATCTATGAAAAATCAAATTCTTGTCATTGTTTTGCTTGTGGGATAAGTGGAAAGCCTGTGAATTTAATGAAGCTTGTGCTTGGAGATTTTAAAAAGGCGTGCGAGTATTTACATAGTGCGTTTAATATCCCTTATTTAGACGGCAAAGAAGCAGTTTTAAAAGAACTCTTTTTAAAACAAAAAGCAAGAAGCAAAAACTATCTTTATTTTGATGAGGGTAAGCAAGCTATTGAGCTTTTTGATTTAGAACCTTACCTAAATAAGTATGCAACAATGACTAAAGCACAAAAGCTAAAACTAGTTTATAGCTTTATTTATCGCTTTTCTTTAAGAACTTCGCAAGATAAGAAGAAAACTTATTATCTTACAAGAGGTATTGAAAAGCTAAGTTTGGTGCAAGATTTAGGCTTTTTATCCTATAAGGATATTAAAACATTAGAGCCTTTGCTCTTGCAATATTTCCCTTTGGAGGATTTAAGGGAATTTAAAATCTTTCATAAGGAAAAAGAAGCGTGGAACTATGCGTTTAATGTCGCAGTGATTCCTAATTTTGACCTTTATTCTAATTTGCTAACAGGCTTTTCTTTAAGAGCCATTGATAGCTCATATCGAGGAGTAAAGGAAGTTAATATTAACTGTAATGATATTTGTCCTGTGTTGCCTTTTAATCTCACAAATGCAAATTTAAAGCTTTGTGAAAAAATAATTCTTTGTGAGGGGCATATAGACGCATTAAGCGGGGGGCAATATTACAAACAAGATGGCAAGGCTTTATTTGTAAGCTTTGGAGGTGCTTTTTGTTTTAAAGAAGAGGTTTTAACGCTTCTTAAGGGCAAAAAGGTGTTTATCTGCTTTGATAAAGATGAGGCAGGTTTAAAAGGACAAAATGCTTTAAGCAAGTCTTTATCTTTGCTTGAAATCAAACACTCTATTTTAACTTGGAGTAGTGATGAGGGTAAGGATTTAAATGACTTATTAAAGGCAAATAAAATGTCTCATATTAAAGTGGCGTAA